cccaaaccccacCCCAACCCCGCGTCCCAATTTATGTTAAGGTGTTTGATTGGGCAGGAAGTTTAAGAATGAAATGAGGACTTCTGAAATTTTAGGCCTAAGTCATAGAAACTTGTGTGATTATAAATTATAattcatctcattaagggtaaaatggcaAGTTCAAAGTTAAATTTTACTGAATATGGAAAAATATCATTTTTTGGGACGGAGCGTCATTAAGCATTATCTTATCCTTTGATTTTATAACTACTGTTGTTTCTTTTACCTAGGTTATCTTTACTATTTTACTGTCAGTACTTTTATTCTTTCTATCTTTCCATCTTAGGTTTTTACTCTTGCACTTCTTTCAAACCTGTTCTGAAAAAAGATTTTCTCAAGCTGAGTTTCTAGcaaaaacagcctctctaccccacaaggGTAGGGGTAGGGTCTACATACACATCACCCTCCCCATACCTCACTTGTGGgactatactgggtatgttgttgctgtTTGTTGTTCATTGTAAGTCAATGCTGGATGCTATTAGACAGAAATGTTACCCTATGATTTGCTTTGACAAATGGCATAAAGAAAATCTGATCTAAGTTTTTAATTTCTCTTTCGTAGGCATGGACACATCAAACCCTGCAGTCTTTGTCAATGCTGAGTTCCTCAAGGAGCATGTAGGACGGAGGGTTCGAACAGTGGTTCAGGTTATTCAATCTGATGGTGATAAAGTCATTGGAAAATCCACAGACGAAAAAGAGCTAGTTGTGAAAGGATATCCACCTAATCCTCTTTCAACTTTTGTTGAAGTAATTGGTATTGCTGATACCACCCAGTCTATTCAAGCAGAAACTTGGACCAATTTTGGTGATACACTTGGTATGTCTTGCTAATGTTATTCAGATAAATACATTTCCCGTATTCAATCTAATTTAAGCTAGGAGTCTCATTAACCAACCCCTAGTTTGAATTGACCAAGCAAAAATCAATTGATTGTTAGTTTTGTGCACTACATGTTTTTCATCAATCAATTCCAAACTTTCCTGCTGAACAGAAAGAGCTACCGATGAGATTAGCATTCTTATAACTGTGTCAACGAAAGACAACTCAACAAGCACCCCGATTGATTTTCAAGAATTCTTCTGTCTCA
The nucleotide sequence above comes from Lycium barbarum isolate Lr01 chromosome 3, ASM1917538v2, whole genome shotgun sequence. Encoded proteins:
- the LOC132629824 gene encoding replication protein A 14 kDa subunit B-like isoform X1: MLLLFVVHCMDTSNPAVFVNAEFLKEHVGRRVRTVVQVIQSDGDKVIGKSTDEKELVVKGYPPNPLSTFVEVIGIADTTQSIQAETWTNFGDTLDVNSYDKVCRLANGDHKHLFI
- the LOC132629824 gene encoding replication protein A 14 kDa subunit B-like isoform X2; amino-acid sequence: MDTSNPAVFVNAEFLKEHVGRRVRTVVQVIQSDGDKVIGKSTDEKELVVKGYPPNPLSTFVEVIGIADTTQSIQAETWTNFGDTLDVNSYDKVCRLANGDHKHLFI